A region from the Corylus avellana chromosome ca7, CavTom2PMs-1.0 genome encodes:
- the LOC132186042 gene encoding polygalacturonate 4-alpha-galacturonosyltransferase isoform X2: MAMNRGISGAGLHRSRGGGSRFPLAILIVFALLVPLVFFVGRGLRVTDRDDVSIGTSKQNVDWRERLALQHVKSIFTKEVIHAVTASTSDMGPLSLDIFKKNNLSASWKVFGAKTSVVDTSEPNQVAADVKKETPKEKKDHSSDDRAQFVGKPADLARRQLREKRREKRASELVQKDDETTVKLENAAIERSKSVDSAVLGKYSLWRKENENENSDSTVRLMRDQMIMARVYLSIAKMKNTVDLYQQLQVRLKESQRALGEATADSDLHQSAPERIKAMGQVLSKAREQLYDCKLVTGKLRAMLQSADEQVRLLKKQSTFLSQLAAKTIPNAIHCLSMRLTIEYYLLPPEKRRFPRSENLENTKLHHYALFSDNVLAASVVVNSTVMNAKDSSKHVFHVVTDKLNFGAMNMWFLLNPPGKATIHVENVDEFKWLNSSYCPVLRQLESAAMKEYYFKAAHPTTLSSGASNLKYRNPKYLSMLNHLRFYLPQVYPKLDKILFLDDDIVVQKDLTGLWSVNLRGKVNGAVETCGESFHRFDKYLNFTNPHIARNFDPNACGWAYGMNVFDLKEWKKRDITGIYHKWQNMNEDRVLWKLGTLPPGLITFYGLTHPLEKSWHVLGLGYNPSVDRAEIENAAVIHYNGNMKPWLELGMTRYRSYWTKYIKFDHPYVRSCNLSE; the protein is encoded by the exons ATGGCGATGAACCGGGGAATTTCCGGCGCGGGCCTCCACAGAAGCAGAGGCGGTGGATCTCGATTCCCTTTAGCAATTCTCATTGTCTTTGCGTTGCTCGTGCCGTTGGTTTTCTTCGTCGGCCGAGGACTCCGCGTCACTG ATCGAGATGATGTTTCAATTGGTACCAGTAAACAG AATGTGGATTGGAGAGAAAGGCTGGCACTGCAACATGTCAAATCTATTTTCACAAAAGAG GTCATTCATGCTGTCACAGCCAGCACAAGTGACATGGGGCCTTTGAGTCTTGatatatttaagaaaaacaacTTGTCTGCTTCATGGAAAGTCTTTGGGGCCAAGACTTCAGTTGTTGACACTTCTGAG CCAAACCAAGTGGCTGCAGATGTCAAAAAGGAAACACCTAAGGAAAAAAAGGATCATTCCTCAG ATGATCGTGCTCAATTTGTTGGTAAACCTGCAGACCTAGCCCGGAGG CAATTGCGAGAGAAAAGACGTGAAAAGCGTGCATCAGAATTGGTGCAAAAGGATGATGAAACAACTGTAAAACTTGAGAATGCAGCCATTGAACGCTCCAAATCAGTTGACTCTGCTGTTCTGGGAAAATACAGCTTATggaggaaagaaaatgagaatgagAACTCTGATTCGACAGTACGCTTGATGCGGGATCAAATGATAATGGCAAGGGTATATTTAAGTATCGCGAAGATGAAGAACACAGTTGACTTGTACCAACAACTACAAGTTCGACTTAAAGAGAGCCAACGTGCCCTAGGGGAGGCCACTGCTGATTCTGATCTACATCAAAG TGCACCCGAGAGAATCAAAGCTATGGGCCAAGTTCTGTCAAAAGCAAGAGAGCAACTGTATGACTGCAAGTTGGTGACTGGGAAGCTCAGAGCAATGCTTCAGTCAGCAGATGAACAAGTTAGGCTCTTGAAAAAGCAGAGCACATTCCTGAGTCAGTTAGCTGCCAAGACCATTCCAAATGCAATCCACTGCTTATCTATGCGGTTAACCATAGAATACTACCTCCTTCCTCCAGAAAAGCGACGGTTCCCCAGAAGTGAGAATTTAGAAAATACAAAACTTCATCATTATGCTCTCTTCTCAGACAATGTCTTGGCTGCATCAGTGGTTGTCAACTCAACTGTCATGAATGCCAAG GACTCTTCAAAACATGTATTTCATGTTGTCACCGATAAACTCAACTTCGGAGCGATGAATATGTGGTTTCTGTTGAACCCCCCTGGAAAAGCCACTATCCATGTTGAAAATGTTGATGAATTTAAGTGGCTTAATTCATCTTACTGCCCAGTTCTGCGTCAACTTGAGTCTGCTGCAATGAAAGAATATTATTTCAAAGCCGCCCATCCAACCACTCTTTCATCTGGTGCTTCTAATTTGAAGTACAGGAACCCTAAGTATCTCTCAATGCTCAACCATCTGAGGTTCTATCTACCTCAGGTTTATCCAAAGTTAGATAAGATCCTGTTTCTTGATGATGACATTGTTGTCCAGAAAGATTTGACTGGACTCTGGTCTGTTAATCTCCGTGGAAAGGTTAATGGTGCAGTGGAAACCTGTGGTGAGAGCTTTCACCGTTTTGACAAGTACCTTAACTTTACAAATCCACATATTGCAAGAAACTTTGATCCAAATGCATGTGGGTGGGCATATGGGATGAACGTTTTTGATCTAAAGGAGTGGAAAAAAAGGGATATTACCGGCATATATCACAAGTGGCAGAACATG AATGAAGATAGAGTACTTTGGAAGCTTGGGACATTACCTCCGGGACTAATTACATTTTATGGGCTGACACATCCTCTCGAGAAGTCATGGCATGTGCTTGGTTTGGGTTACAATCCAAGCGTCGATCGTGCAGAGATTGAGAATGCTGCAGTCATACACTACAATGGCAATATGAAACCTTGGCTAGAGTTGGGAATGACAAGATATAGGTCATACTGGACTAAGTACATTAAGTTTGATCATCCCTACGTTCGCAGCTGCAATCTAAGTGAATGA
- the LOC132186042 gene encoding polygalacturonate 4-alpha-galacturonosyltransferase isoform X1 yields the protein MAMNRGISGAGLHRSRGGGSRFPLAILIVFALLVPLVFFVGRGLRVTVVADRDDVSIGTSKQNVDWRERLALQHVKSIFTKEVIHAVTASTSDMGPLSLDIFKKNNLSASWKVFGAKTSVVDTSEPNQVAADVKKETPKEKKDHSSDDRAQFVGKPADLARRQLREKRREKRASELVQKDDETTVKLENAAIERSKSVDSAVLGKYSLWRKENENENSDSTVRLMRDQMIMARVYLSIAKMKNTVDLYQQLQVRLKESQRALGEATADSDLHQSAPERIKAMGQVLSKAREQLYDCKLVTGKLRAMLQSADEQVRLLKKQSTFLSQLAAKTIPNAIHCLSMRLTIEYYLLPPEKRRFPRSENLENTKLHHYALFSDNVLAASVVVNSTVMNAKDSSKHVFHVVTDKLNFGAMNMWFLLNPPGKATIHVENVDEFKWLNSSYCPVLRQLESAAMKEYYFKAAHPTTLSSGASNLKYRNPKYLSMLNHLRFYLPQVYPKLDKILFLDDDIVVQKDLTGLWSVNLRGKVNGAVETCGESFHRFDKYLNFTNPHIARNFDPNACGWAYGMNVFDLKEWKKRDITGIYHKWQNMNEDRVLWKLGTLPPGLITFYGLTHPLEKSWHVLGLGYNPSVDRAEIENAAVIHYNGNMKPWLELGMTRYRSYWTKYIKFDHPYVRSCNLSE from the exons ATGGCGATGAACCGGGGAATTTCCGGCGCGGGCCTCCACAGAAGCAGAGGCGGTGGATCTCGATTCCCTTTAGCAATTCTCATTGTCTTTGCGTTGCTCGTGCCGTTGGTTTTCTTCGTCGGCCGAGGACTCCGCGTCACTG tTGTTGCAGATCGAGATGATGTTTCAATTGGTACCAGTAAACAG AATGTGGATTGGAGAGAAAGGCTGGCACTGCAACATGTCAAATCTATTTTCACAAAAGAG GTCATTCATGCTGTCACAGCCAGCACAAGTGACATGGGGCCTTTGAGTCTTGatatatttaagaaaaacaacTTGTCTGCTTCATGGAAAGTCTTTGGGGCCAAGACTTCAGTTGTTGACACTTCTGAG CCAAACCAAGTGGCTGCAGATGTCAAAAAGGAAACACCTAAGGAAAAAAAGGATCATTCCTCAG ATGATCGTGCTCAATTTGTTGGTAAACCTGCAGACCTAGCCCGGAGG CAATTGCGAGAGAAAAGACGTGAAAAGCGTGCATCAGAATTGGTGCAAAAGGATGATGAAACAACTGTAAAACTTGAGAATGCAGCCATTGAACGCTCCAAATCAGTTGACTCTGCTGTTCTGGGAAAATACAGCTTATggaggaaagaaaatgagaatgagAACTCTGATTCGACAGTACGCTTGATGCGGGATCAAATGATAATGGCAAGGGTATATTTAAGTATCGCGAAGATGAAGAACACAGTTGACTTGTACCAACAACTACAAGTTCGACTTAAAGAGAGCCAACGTGCCCTAGGGGAGGCCACTGCTGATTCTGATCTACATCAAAG TGCACCCGAGAGAATCAAAGCTATGGGCCAAGTTCTGTCAAAAGCAAGAGAGCAACTGTATGACTGCAAGTTGGTGACTGGGAAGCTCAGAGCAATGCTTCAGTCAGCAGATGAACAAGTTAGGCTCTTGAAAAAGCAGAGCACATTCCTGAGTCAGTTAGCTGCCAAGACCATTCCAAATGCAATCCACTGCTTATCTATGCGGTTAACCATAGAATACTACCTCCTTCCTCCAGAAAAGCGACGGTTCCCCAGAAGTGAGAATTTAGAAAATACAAAACTTCATCATTATGCTCTCTTCTCAGACAATGTCTTGGCTGCATCAGTGGTTGTCAACTCAACTGTCATGAATGCCAAG GACTCTTCAAAACATGTATTTCATGTTGTCACCGATAAACTCAACTTCGGAGCGATGAATATGTGGTTTCTGTTGAACCCCCCTGGAAAAGCCACTATCCATGTTGAAAATGTTGATGAATTTAAGTGGCTTAATTCATCTTACTGCCCAGTTCTGCGTCAACTTGAGTCTGCTGCAATGAAAGAATATTATTTCAAAGCCGCCCATCCAACCACTCTTTCATCTGGTGCTTCTAATTTGAAGTACAGGAACCCTAAGTATCTCTCAATGCTCAACCATCTGAGGTTCTATCTACCTCAGGTTTATCCAAAGTTAGATAAGATCCTGTTTCTTGATGATGACATTGTTGTCCAGAAAGATTTGACTGGACTCTGGTCTGTTAATCTCCGTGGAAAGGTTAATGGTGCAGTGGAAACCTGTGGTGAGAGCTTTCACCGTTTTGACAAGTACCTTAACTTTACAAATCCACATATTGCAAGAAACTTTGATCCAAATGCATGTGGGTGGGCATATGGGATGAACGTTTTTGATCTAAAGGAGTGGAAAAAAAGGGATATTACCGGCATATATCACAAGTGGCAGAACATG AATGAAGATAGAGTACTTTGGAAGCTTGGGACATTACCTCCGGGACTAATTACATTTTATGGGCTGACACATCCTCTCGAGAAGTCATGGCATGTGCTTGGTTTGGGTTACAATCCAAGCGTCGATCGTGCAGAGATTGAGAATGCTGCAGTCATACACTACAATGGCAATATGAAACCTTGGCTAGAGTTGGGAATGACAAGATATAGGTCATACTGGACTAAGTACATTAAGTTTGATCATCCCTACGTTCGCAGCTGCAATCTAAGTGAATGA